From Toxorhynchites rutilus septentrionalis strain SRP chromosome 2, ASM2978413v1, whole genome shotgun sequence, a single genomic window includes:
- the LOC129764967 gene encoding uncharacterized protein LOC129764967 gives MQNDLLKDRSIFEQLCKEYLNLKTLASGCCVDTNRVKECVNLLTYEINSIRKMSKISAIDALWTLLEHRNIMSMVKVEPLVKIESVVDDVEFTKRLQKYRLLVDQYQASVKRFYFEDLRHRDRRTLLEKEIELVKLGDHEPNANPNECIETNLPHRVQSTEKYSIHRKDIFDLLVKEIGRDWASFGRNLQLSSAGLFVIEERHSKDVKARINDILEEAEKGYSNGQDFMCLLGEALINIRRKDLKRRIDRLLS, from the exons ATGCAGAACGATTTGCTGAAGGACCGCTCTATTTTCGAGCAACTATGCAAGGAGTATTTAAATTTGAAGACGCTCGCTAGTGGTTGCTGTGTGGATACAAACCGCGTGAAAGAATGTGTGAATCTCTTGACGTATGAAATCAACTCAATTAGAAAGATGAGCAAAATCAGTGCTATCGATGCACTTTGGACACTTCTGGAGCACAGAAACATCATGAGCATGGTTAAAGTCGAACCGTTGGTGAAGATAGAATCGGTGGTAGATGATGTAGAATTTACTAAACGCTTGCAGAAGTATCGATTACTTGTGGACCAATATCAAGCATCCGTAAAACGGTTTTACTTCGAAG ATCTCCGTCACCGCGATCGTCGAACGTTGTTGGAGAAAGAAATTGAGCTTGTGAAGCTGGGAGATCACGAGCCAAACGCGAACCCGAATGAATGTATCGAAACTAATTTACCCCATCGCGTTCAAAGCACTGAAAAGTACTCCATTCACCGCAAGGACATTTTCGACTTGCTTGTTAAAGAAATTGGTCGTGATTGGGCTtcgtttggaagaaatttacaaCTAAGTTCCGCTGGCTTGTTCGTGATAGAAGAACGCCATTCTAAAGATGTCAAAGCAAGGATTAATGACATCCTGGAGGAGGCCGAGAAAGGGTATAGCAATGGGCAGGATTTTATGTGTTTATTAGGAGAAGCGTTGATTAACATCAGGCGTAAAGACTTGAAGCGACGGATAGATAGATTGTTAAGTTGA